From Phacochoerus africanus isolate WHEZ1 chromosome 13, ROS_Pafr_v1, whole genome shotgun sequence, a single genomic window includes:
- the GPR12 gene encoding G-protein coupled receptor 12, with product MNEDLKVNGSRPPRDYLDAGAAGNVSAAVSSQGPVVEPEPELVVNPWDIVLCTSGTLISCENAIVVLIIFHNPSLRAPMFLLIGSLALADLLAGIGLIINFVFAYLLQSEATKLVTIGLIVASFSASVCSLLAITVDRYLSLYYALTYHSERTVTFTYVMLITLWGTSICLGLLPVLGWNCLRDESTCSVVRPLTKNNAAILSISFLFMFAFMLQLYIQICKIVMRHAHQIALQHHFLATSHYVTTRKGVSTLAIILGTFAACWMPFTLYSLIADYTYPSIYTYATLLPATYNSIINPVIYAFRNQEIQKALCLICCGCIPSSLSQRARSPSDV from the coding sequence ATGAATGAAGACCTGAAGGTCAATGGAAGCCGGCCGCCTCGGGACTATTTAGATGCCGGTGCTGCGGGGAACGTCTCGGCTGCCGTCTCCTCCCAGGGTCCCGTGGTCGAGCCCGAGCCGGAGCTCGTTGTCAACCCCTGGGACATTGTCCTGTGTACCTCGGGAACCCTCATCTCCTGTGAAAATGCCATCGTGGTCCTTATCATCTTCCATAACCCCAGCCTGCGGGCACCCATGTTCCTGCTGATAGGCAGCCTGGCTCTGGCAGACCTGCTGGCGGGCATCGGACTCATCATCAATTTCGTGTTTGCCTACCTGCTTCAGTCAGAAGCCACCAAGCTGGTCACCATCGGGCTCATTGTGGCCTCCTTCTCGGCCTCCGTCTGCAGCTTGCTGGCCATCACCGTGGACCGGTACCTCTCCCTGTATTACGCGCTGACCTACCACTCGGAGAGGACGGTCACGTTCACCTATGTCATGCTCATCACGCTCTGGGGGACGTCCATCTGCCTGGGGCTGCTGCCCGTCCTGGGCTGGAACTGCCTCCGGGACGAGTCCACCTGCAGCGTGGTCAGGCCCCTCACCAAGAACAACGCGGCCATCCTCTCCATCTCGTTCCTCTTCATGTTCGCCTTCATGCTGCAGCTCTACATCCAGATCTGTAAGATTGTGATGCGGCATGCCCATCAGATAGCCCTGCAGCACCACTTCCTGGCCACCTCGCACTACGTGACCACCCGGAAGGGGGTCTCGACCCTGGCCATCATCCTGGGGACCTTCGCTGCCTGCTGGATGCCTTTCACCCTCTACTCCTTGATAGCTGACTACACCTACCCGTCCATCTACACCTACGCCACCCTCCTGCCCGCCACCTACAACTCCATCATCAACCCTGTCATATACGCTTTCAGAAACCAAGAGATCCAGAAGGCGCTCTGCCTCATTTGCTGCGGCTGCATCCCGTCCAGCCTCTCCCAGAGAGCGCGGTCGCCCAGCGATGTGTAG